The nucleotide sequence TGCCATGCCGCCAGCATAGGATCTACCCGTCATGGTTACCGAGATTGGGTTCGTCAGCCTGCTGGTCGCGGGTTTCGGCGCGCTCGCCGGTTACCTGGTCTACCTGGCCGTGAGAATTTCGAGAGGTCGTTGGTGAGTGCGGTGTCGCAGCCACCAACGGAAGGGATGACGTGAGCGACAACCCGATCGGGCCGCCGCCCTGGCTGAACGCGCCGCCGGTCGAGCCGTACCCGTACGAGGAGACCTACGACCTGCGTAAGGGGCCGGACCTGCACCCGGCGCTGCTCGGCCTGCTGCCGTACGTGGGGCTGTGGCGGGGGCGGGGGCGGGGTGGGTTCCCCAGCATCGAGGACTTCGACTACGCCCAGGAGATCCGGATCACCCACGACGGGCGGCCGTTCCTCTACTACGAGTCGCGGGCCTGGATCCTGGACGAGCAGAGCCGTCCGGTCCGCCCCGCCGGGCGTGAGGTCGGCTGGTGGCGGGCGGTGCTGGACGCCGACGGCAAGGGCACCGACGAGCTGGAGGTGCTGCTGACCACCCCGACCGGGATCATGGAGCTGCACCTCGGCAAGGTCACCGGCACCCGGGTCGAGATCGCCACCGACGCGGTGGTGCGTAGCGCGACCGCCAAGGAGGTCACCGGCGGGCACCGGCTCTTCGGCATCGTCGAGGGGGCGCTGCTCTACGCGCAGGAGATGGCGGCGGTCGGGCACCCGCTCTCCCCGCACCTCTCCGCCCGGCTGCTCCGGGTCGGCGGCTGACCCGCGCCGCTCGACACCGGCCGGTCAGTGACTCGGGACGGGGAAGCCGAGCAGGTCGGCCAGTACCGCGGTGTGCGGCGAGGCGGGCAGCGGAACCCCGTCGAGTTCGCGGACCTCGGCGAGGCCGCGTACCGAGGAGGTGAACCAGGCCCCGTCGGCGGTGTGCAGTTCGGCGGGGGTGACCAGCCGGTGCTCGACCTTCCAGGCCAGCTCGTCGGCCTGCCGGAGCAGCCAGTCGGCGGTCACCCCGGGCAGGATCCCGGTCTGCTCCGCCGGCACGGTGCAGAGCCGCTCGCCGGCCAGCCAGACCAGGTTGGCGCTCGGCCCCTCCAGGGCGTACCCGTCGGTCGAGGTCCAGAGCACGTCGTCGACGCCGTTCGCGGCGGCCCAGCGCCGGGCGGCCTCGCTCAGCGCGTACGACGTGGTCTTCAAGCCGCTGAGCAGCCACGGCCGGCCGGTGCGGGCGTCGGCGGCGACCCCGAGCGGCAGGGTCGCCACCCGGATGCCGTCCCGGCGGGCCCGGCGGGACGCCTCCGGCACCGCGGAGAGGATGGCGTAGACCGTCGGCCCGGTGTCGTCCTCCGGCCCCCGGGTGCAGATC is from Micromonospora sp. WMMD1102 and encodes:
- the mtfM gene encoding small membrane protein MtfM; this translates as MVTEIGFVSLLVAGFGALAGYLVYLAVRISRGRW
- a CDS encoding heme-binding beta-barrel domain-containing protein; this encodes MSDNPIGPPPWLNAPPVEPYPYEETYDLRKGPDLHPALLGLLPYVGLWRGRGRGGFPSIEDFDYAQEIRITHDGRPFLYYESRAWILDEQSRPVRPAGREVGWWRAVLDADGKGTDELEVLLTTPTGIMELHLGKVTGTRVEIATDAVVRSATAKEVTGGHRLFGIVEGALLYAQEMAAVGHPLSPHLSARLLRVGG
- a CDS encoding aminotransferase class IV, translated to MSNEQRVVAVLGRGLVPADEPVIRVDDRGVLRGDGIFESMHVRAGRPWLVDAHLDRLARAATTLRLPLPAVAELRDLLDTACAGWPADAEGRLRLICTRGPEDDTGPTVYAILSAVPEASRRARRDGIRVATLPLGVAADARTGRPWLLSGLKTTSYALSEAARRWAAANGVDDVLWTSTDGYALEGPSANLVWLAGERLCTVPAEQTGILPGVTADWLLRQADELAWKVEHRLVTPAELHTADGAWFTSSVRGLAEVRELDGVPLPASPHTAVLADLLGFPVPSH